One Thermodesulfobacteriota bacterium genomic region harbors:
- a CDS encoding archease, producing MVRFSLFDHEADIGIEIYGSSQEEIFKNAAYALFSIMVEGSEQKGYEVTKSIILEKNGELLISFLNELLYLWETERIIIGDLEVELEDNRLRATLFCRRFDPQIHTLKKEIKAATYHNFELKRLDEGYIARVILDV from the coding sequence ATGGTCCGTTTCTCGTTATTCGATCACGAAGCTGATATAGGCATTGAGATCTACGGAAGTTCGCAGGAGGAGATCTTCAAAAATGCGGCATACGCGCTATTTTCGATAATGGTGGAAGGTAGTGAGCAAAAAGGGTATGAGGTGACAAAGAGTATAATTCTTGAAAAGAACGGTGAGTTACTAATTTCGTTCTTAAACGAGCTTCTTTATCTATGGGAGACCGAAAGAATCATAATTGGAGACTTGGAAGTAGAATTGGAAGACAATAGGCTTAGAGCGACCCTTTTCTGCAGAAGATTTGATCCCCAAATCCATACTCTAAAAAAAGAGATAAAGGCCGCCACCTATCACAATTTCGAATTGAAAAGGCTCGATGAAGGATACATCGCAAGGGTTATTCTAGACGTCTAG